The DNA window TGGAGATGTTCGGCTATCGTCTGCGTGGCGGCGGCATCGACATGCGCGTCGGCTGGTCCAATCACAGCGATGTCAGCTTCGGCTGCGACAGCGGACGCTGGGAGGGCATCACCAGTTCGGAGATCACCGTCGCCCACCTTGAATTCACGCTCACGACTCTGCTGCGCAACGCCAATCCGGCCAAATCGAGAACCGATACCTGCGCGACCGGCGATCTCTGCCAGCGGATTCGTTCGGTCGGGATCACCCTCACCGGCCATCTCGCCCAGGACGAGAGTACGCGCCAGACCCTCTCCGCGCTGGTCGCCGTGCGCAACGACCGCTATCTCCAGGCGCCCTGAGCCATGAGACGGAGCGTGCGATGAGCCCCCGGAAATCCCGCCCGCGTCGCCGCCAGTCCGGTGCCATGACCCTGCTGGTCGGGCTGCTTCTGCTTGTCGGCGCGGGGATCCTCACCTTCAGCGCCACCCGCACCGGCGTCATCGAGCAACGCATCGCCAACAACGAATTCCGCGCCAGGGAGGCCCAGCAGGCCGCTCAGGCGGGACTCGAATACGCCCTGGCGTGGCTGGCCGAAAACCTCTGGACCACGGGAGACGCCGAGCCGACCCCGCCGCCCGTCGTCGCCGCCAGCGGTTATGTCTATCAAACCCGGCTGACCTTCGCGAAACAGCTCCATGGCGTCTGCGCGCGGGCACAGGCCACCGCCACCGCCGAGCCGGAGATCCTCGCGAACGCCTGGGAATGCTTCAATCAGACCGGTCTCTTCGATTCGACCAGCGCCACCGCCATGCCTCCGCCGCTGGTGTTGGCGGGCTGTCTGGCGGAGCCGACCGAGCCCGCGGAACTCTTCGTCCTCAACGCCGGCGCGGTCATGACCGGGCGCGCCGCCAACGCGAGCTGCCTGCCCCAGGGCAGTCTCGACATCTCCGCCTGGAACGATGGCAACGACAACCGCCTCCTGGATCTCCTGGAGGAAGGCGCGAGCGCACCCTTCGATCGGACGGCGTTCGGCGGTTGCCCCGGTGCGCTCTGCGCCTGGAACCGCCTCTTCGACATGTCGCTTGAGGACGCCAAAGCGGCCGCCACCGCGTCCGGTCATGTGTATACCAACCATATCCCCTGCGGAGCCGCCGCGCCGCCGGGCCTCTATCTCATCGAGACGACCGGCCCCATCGAGGCGGTGGATCTCGCCGGCACCTGCTCGGGGGCGGGCGGCGGCGACCACAGCATCGGCACGCCGCAACATCCCATCCTCCTGATCGTCCCCGAAGCCAGCGGCTGTCCGTCCTTCAATGACGGCATCGATATCCACGGGATTGTCTACTATGAATCGGCCAGCGCCTGCGCGACTCATGGGTGGGGAGGCGCCAGGGTTCATGGCGCGGTGATCTGGGAAGGCGACGCCGGCGCGCCCGCGGCGAACGCCCGCTTCGTCGAGACCGATTATGGAACCGGCAGCCATTTGAACGACGCCTTTCAAACGATCCGGGGAGCGACCCGCATTCCCGGCACTTGGCGCGATTGGGACTCGGACTGACGACCACACCGACGGAGGCAACGATGCTCGGACAGATCAAAGGAAAACAACGGGGTTTCAGCCTCGACGAGGCATTGATCTCGCTCGCGGTGCTGTCCTCGGGACTCCTCTCGCTCGCCCAATTCCAGGGGCAGATGCACGAAAACAGCAGTCAAACCAAGACCCAGACCACGGCCGTCAACCTAGCGCAACAGAAACTCGAAGCGCTGCGCGCGCTGGCATCCACCGACTATTCCGGCATCGTCGACAGTCAGGACACGCCCCCGACTCACCCCGGCGACAACACCAGTTTCAGCCGCCGCTGGAGCGTAGCCTCCCACGCCTCGCCGGCCTACAAGGAAGTCAGCGTCACCACCGACTGGCAGGCATTCGACGGCACGGCACAAGCGGTGACGATCAGCTCTTTTCTGGCCCCCGGCGCGCCTTATACCGGCACTCTCAATCCCCCGCCCGCCAGCGGCGGAACGACCGAGGATTAGGAACGGCGCGATCCTGACGAGGACGAGGACGAGGACGGGGTGGATCGTTCCGACACCGATTCGGACACGGACAGGGAGGAAATCGAACCCGTTCCGCTAGCGACCTGCATCTGCCAACGCAGCGGCTTCGACCAGCAGGCGCGACTCGACAACCGCAGCAGTCACCCCGATTGCTCGGATGCCTGCTGCCAGCAAGGTTGGGAGTCGAGTGCGGACGGCGCCTGTCAGAGCGATGACTGCGAGTTCGTTGCGCAATGCGGGGGCGATTAGATCAAGTTGGCGTCACCCACCACCGTAGGAGCCCGCTTGCGGGCGACATAACCCGCCAAAACCTTCGCGGGTCTGCCACCCCCCGTCGCCCGCAAGCGGGCTCCTACGTCAACACGCCGCGCGCATCGCCCGCCACTCGACGTTCACAACGATTCTATCATAACGTGTAAAAAACCCGCGCTTCGCCTAACGCGGCCGCCCCCGCCGTTTCGGAGCCGACGGCTTCGCACGGCTGGAGTCCGCGCGCGCGGACGGGCTCCGCGGCGACGGAGTCTGGCGCGACTCTCGCACTCCGCCGGTACCGGCGGGCTGAAAGCTCGGCACCAGATGCCGCTTGCCGTTGCCGATCAGATCGGCCCGGCCCATGTCTTTCAGCGCCTGGCGCAGCAGCGGCCAGTTCTCGGGATCGTGATAGCGCAGGAAGGCTTTTTGCAACCGCCGCTGCCGTTGTCCGCGCACCACCGGCACCCGTTCCGAGTGCCGCGTGACCCGTTTCAGCGGATTCCGCTCGCTGTGATGCATCGCCGAGGCGAGCGCCAGCGGGGTGGGCAGAAAGGCTTGCACCTGATCCAGACGGAAACCGTTGCGCTTGAGCCAAAGCGCCAGATTCAGCATGTCCTCGTCGGTGGTGCCCGGATGCGCGGAGATGAAATAGGGAATCAGGTACTGCTCTTTGCCGGCCTCGCGCGACGCGCGGTCGAAGAGATCCTTGAAGCGATCATAGGCACCGATGCCGGGTTTCATCATCTGACCGAGCGGCCCTGCCTCGGTGTGCTCCGGGGCGATCTTGAGATAGCCGCCGACATGGTGCGTCACGAGTTCGCGGATATAGGCCGGCGAGCGCACCGCCAGGTCATAACGCAGACCGGACGCGATGAGGACGCGCTTGATGCCGGGGACGGCGCGCGCCTTGCGGTAAAGCTGGATCAGCGGCCCGTGGTCGGTGTTGAGATTACGGCAGATGTCGGGATAGACACAGGACAGACGGCGGCAAGCGGCCTCGATGCGCCGGTCGCGGCAGGCCAAACGCCACATGTTGGCGGTCGGGCCGCCCAGGTCCGAGATGGTACCGGTGAAACCGGGCGCGCGGTCGCGGATGTCGGCAACCTCGCGCAGGATGGAGTCTTCCGAGCGACTCTGAATAATGCGGCCCTCGTGCTCGGTGATGGAGCAGAAGGTACAGCCGCCGAAGCAGCCGCGCAGGATGTTCACCGAGTGACGGATCATCTCCCAGGCTGGCAGCCGCGCCGCACCATAGCTCGAATGCGGGCAGCGGCTGAAGGGCAGTTCGTAGACCCGGTCAAACTCCGCGTCGGTCAATGGAATCGGCGGCGGATTGAGCCAGACATCGCGCTCGCCATGGGCCTGGACCAGCGCGCGGGCATTGCCCGGATTGGTCTCCAGATGAAAAACGCGCGAGGCATGGGCGTAGAGCACCGGATCGGCGCGGACCTGCTCGAAGGAGGGCAGCCGGACCACCGTCGTCGCGCGCTCCAGGCGTGGGGAGCGGGCCTGCCCGTCGCTCCCGGCGGTCGTGGCGCCCGCTCCCCGGCTGGGGCTCGCGCCATCCGGACAGGCCGGCTCGTCCTCGTAGGGGTTCGGGTCGGGACACGGAGATAACCCCTTGCGCCCCTCCCCATCGAGCCGGCTGGCATCGATCTCGGACCAGCCCTCGGGCAGGCCACGGCTCACGAAGGCCGTCCCGCGCAGATCGCGGATCTGCGCGATGGGTTCGCCGCGCGCCAGCCGATGGGCCAGTTCGACCACGGCCCGTTCCGCGTTGCCGAAAATCAGCAGATCGGCCTTGGCATCCAGTAGCACCGAACGGCGGACGGTCTCCGACCAATAATCGAAATGGGCGATGCGGCGCAGACTGGCCTCGATCCCGCCGATCACGATCGGCACCCCCTTAAAGGCTTCGTGGGCGCGCTGCGCATAGACCGTCACCGAACGATCCGGGCGTCGGTCGGGCGCCGCGTCCGGAGTGTAGGCATCGTCGGAACGCGGACGCCGGTCGGCGGTATAGCGGTTCACCATCGAATCCATGTTGCCGGCGGTGATGCCGAAGAAGAGGTTCGGCCGTCCCAGTCGCTGGAAATCCGCCGCCGAGGTCCAGTCCGGCTGGGCGAGGATCCCGACCCGAAACCCCTGCGACTCCAGCAAGCGGCCGATGATCGCCATGCCGAACGACGGATGATCGACATAGGCATCGCCGGTGACGATGACGATATCGCAACTGTCCCAGCCGAGCAGATCCATTTCGGCGCGCGAAATGGGTAACTCAGGCGCGGTGCCGAATTTATGCGCCCAGTGTTTCCGATAGGAGAACAGGTCGGGTGTGTGGTTCATCGATGCGGATACCGGGCGGGAGAGGGCAAACCGCTATTGTAGACTCATCGCTGTCGCTGGACCTGCGCCACGGTATCATCCAAAATGCACGGTCGCGGACCGCTCTGGCCCGTGGCGATGCAACCGATTTTTTGACACGCCCGCAGCTCCGACAAGATCGTCGCAGCCGATGCGAAAGGGGATGATAAGTGGATCTGGCAACCTTACTGGGTTTGGTCGGCGCAATGGGCGTCATGATCGGCGCAATTGTGCTTGGCGGCGATGTGATGGGGTTCGTCGATGTGCCATCGATCGTCATCGTCGTTGGCGGCACCGCCTTTGTCGTGCTGTTCCGCACCACCATGGGCCAGTTCCTCGGCAGCTTCAAGGTCGCACTAGGCGCCTTTCTCCACAAGGGTACCGCGCCGCTGAAGCTGATTGAGGAGGCGGTCAGTCTCGCCAATGTCGCCCGCAAGGAAGGTTTGCTGGCCCTGGAAGGCAAAGAGATCTCGCATCCCTTCCTGAAGACCGGCATCAGCCTTTGCATCGACGGCCACGCCCCGGACGTGGTCAGCAAGGTACTGTCGAAGGACATCAATCTCACGATTCAGCGGCAGGAAGCCGGTTACGGCGTCTTCAAGGCGGTCGCCGAGGTCGCCCCGGCGATGGGCATGATCGGCACCCTCATCGGTCTGGTGCAGATGCTGGCAAACATGTCCGACCCGAAAAGTATCGGCCCCGCCATGGCGGTGGCGCTGCTGACCACACTCTATGGCGCGGTGATCGCCAACGCGGTCGCCACGCCCATTGCGGAAAAGGTCAAATTGCGCAGCAACGAGGAAAAACTGTCCAAAACGCTCATCCTTGAGTCTATTTCAGGCATTCAGGAAGGTCTGAATCCGCGCGTGCTGGAGCAGCTTCTGATGGCCTATCTGCCGGAAAGTCAGCGGCAAAGCAGCAAGAGCTAAGCGCACCCATCCGGCAAGACGAGGTCAACGATGGACGAAGAATGCGAATGCCCCGAACCGCCAGCCAGCATTCCCGAATGGGTGATGACCTTCGCCGATTTGATGTCGCTGCTGATGGTGTTCTTCGTGCTGCTGCTGTCCTTTTCCGAAATGGACGTGCTGAAATTCAAGCAGATCGCCGGTTCGATGAAGGTCGCCTTCGGCGTCCAGCGCGAGGATCGGGACGCGATGAATATTCCGATGGGCACCAGTATCATCGCCCAGGAATTTTCGTCGGCTCAACCCGAGCCCACTGTGATCAACGAAGTCCGTCAACAGACCACGGATACTTCCAAACAGTACCTTGAGATCAAGGATCCGGCAGTCGAGGATGCCAAGAATAAAGAGGAGGAACTTGAAGAGGCCCTCAAAAAAGAAGTCGCCGATGGTCTCCTGGAGATCAGTACCATCGACGACCAGGTCATCATCCGCATCCGGGAAAAAGGCTCCTTTGCGTCGGCATCCGCGGCCATCGGTCCTGATTTCCTGAAGGTGCTGACGAAAATCGGCGATGCGCTGAATCAGGTGCAAGGCCGGATCATCGTTGCCGGCCATACCGACGATATCCCGATCGAGACCCGCGAATTCCCGTCCAACTGGATTCTGTCGGCCGCGCGCGCGGCGGCGGTCGCTTATACCATGACCGATCGC is part of the Thiocystis violascens DSM 198 genome and encodes:
- the pomA gene encoding flagellar motor protein PomA, with translation MDLATLLGLVGAMGVMIGAIVLGGDVMGFVDVPSIVIVVGGTAFVVLFRTTMGQFLGSFKVALGAFLHKGTAPLKLIEEAVSLANVARKEGLLALEGKEISHPFLKTGISLCIDGHAPDVVSKVLSKDINLTIQRQEAGYGVFKAVAEVAPAMGMIGTLIGLVQMLANMSDPKSIGPAMAVALLTTLYGAVIANAVATPIAEKVKLRSNEEKLSKTLILESISGIQEGLNPRVLEQLLMAYLPESQRQSSKS
- a CDS encoding type IV pilus modification PilV family protein, giving the protein MLGQIKGKQRGFSLDEALISLAVLSSGLLSLAQFQGQMHENSSQTKTQTTAVNLAQQKLEALRALASTDYSGIVDSQDTPPTHPGDNTSFSRRWSVASHASPAYKEVSVTTDWQAFDGTAQAVTISSFLAPGAPYTGTLNPPPASGGTTED
- a CDS encoding YgiQ family radical SAM protein; protein product: MNHTPDLFSYRKHWAHKFGTAPELPISRAEMDLLGWDSCDIVIVTGDAYVDHPSFGMAIIGRLLESQGFRVGILAQPDWTSAADFQRLGRPNLFFGITAGNMDSMVNRYTADRRPRSDDAYTPDAAPDRRPDRSVTVYAQRAHEAFKGVPIVIGGIEASLRRIAHFDYWSETVRRSVLLDAKADLLIFGNAERAVVELAHRLARGEPIAQIRDLRGTAFVSRGLPEGWSEIDASRLDGEGRKGLSPCPDPNPYEDEPACPDGASPSRGAGATTAGSDGQARSPRLERATTVVRLPSFEQVRADPVLYAHASRVFHLETNPGNARALVQAHGERDVWLNPPPIPLTDAEFDRVYELPFSRCPHSSYGAARLPAWEMIRHSVNILRGCFGGCTFCSITEHEGRIIQSRSEDSILREVADIRDRAPGFTGTISDLGGPTANMWRLACRDRRIEAACRRLSCVYPDICRNLNTDHGPLIQLYRKARAVPGIKRVLIASGLRYDLAVRSPAYIRELVTHHVGGYLKIAPEHTEAGPLGQMMKPGIGAYDRFKDLFDRASREAGKEQYLIPYFISAHPGTTDEDMLNLALWLKRNGFRLDQVQAFLPTPLALASAMHHSERNPLKRVTRHSERVPVVRGQRQRRLQKAFLRYHDPENWPLLRQALKDMGRADLIGNGKRHLVPSFQPAGTGGVRESRQTPSPRSPSARADSSRAKPSAPKRRGRPR
- a CDS encoding flagellar motor protein MotB, whose product is MDEECECPEPPASIPEWVMTFADLMSLLMVFFVLLLSFSEMDVLKFKQIAGSMKVAFGVQREDRDAMNIPMGTSIIAQEFSSAQPEPTVINEVRQQTTDTSKQYLEIKDPAVEDAKNKEEELEEALKKEVADGLLEISTIDDQVIIRIREKGSFASASAAIGPDFLKVLTKIGDALNQVQGRIIVAGHTDDIPIETREFPSNWILSAARAAAVAYTMTDRGDIEPARVEIRAYADNRPLEPNNLPEGRASNRRVEIIVLGDRDAASLLKDAIESDTTQVTPTRSRP